From Marivirga harenae, one genomic window encodes:
- a CDS encoding efflux RND transporter permease subunit, whose amino-acid sequence MWTQLAHNVIKYRLPLIIILALVTIFMGYRARNVELDYDLAKLVPEADEDYKALKEFERKFGVDDNILALGIKDSALYTPENFARLQYLSKALKDINGVNNILSIANFQKLQKNTEERKFEMQPMVDKLPKDQATLDSLLNEIKGQKFFSSQLLNAENGATAVILTLDEKIFNSPDRQTLMSDIIQLGDAFEEKTGIELHYAGLPFVRSTMMSKVRQEIIQLLVLSVIVTALILLAFFRSWDAVLFPLLVIFSVVIWSVGTLDLLGYKITILTSLIPTIIVVIGIPNSIYLLNKYHQEFEEHGNKIKAISTITRKIGIVTLITNFTTAVGFLVLTFTEIKLLEEFGIVAGVNIFATFIVSIILIPAVFSYLPEPGRKQLKHMNFKMTDYALKWLNKSVHYHRTVIYFVTVVIVIAAFIGGFQLNSISYMVDDLPKEGKTIKDLRFFEENFSGIMPMEIIIDTKNKRGIVQRNTLRKVNQFEEFLDSIPAISQPISIVDMVKAARQAYYNGNPAFYDLPNSRDYNFIMRYLQQDEENISVMSNFTNEELSEMRISLKIADIGSDKMNALLEESIKPRMNDIFEGEDFDIQITGTTPIFIKGNEYLVENLRMSLFIAFLIIALVMGVLFQNIRMIILSLIPNVIPLLITGGLMGYLGVPLKPSTVLVFSIAFGISVDDTIHFLAKYRQELFANNFFVPLAVTKTLKETGKSMIYTSVVLFAGFIIFVTSSFGGTVALGALTSTTLLVAMLTNLLVLPSLLLTFDDGKRRKGSHPLIEQYDDEFYLESEDEEINLKRIKKAEPKVPYKPEGQKNS is encoded by the coding sequence ATGTGGACACAACTAGCGCATAACGTAATAAAATATCGACTGCCTCTAATCATCATTTTGGCATTGGTGACCATCTTTATGGGCTACCGTGCCCGAAATGTTGAGTTGGATTATGATCTGGCAAAATTGGTTCCTGAAGCCGATGAAGACTATAAAGCCTTAAAAGAATTTGAGAGAAAATTTGGCGTAGATGACAATATCCTTGCCTTGGGAATAAAAGACAGTGCCCTCTATACGCCAGAAAACTTTGCTCGACTTCAGTATCTCTCAAAAGCTTTAAAAGATATTAATGGGGTCAATAACATCCTTTCAATTGCGAATTTTCAAAAACTTCAAAAAAATACTGAAGAACGGAAATTTGAAATGCAACCGATGGTGGACAAGTTGCCAAAAGATCAAGCAACTTTAGACAGTTTATTGAATGAAATTAAAGGCCAAAAATTCTTTTCTTCTCAATTGCTAAATGCAGAAAACGGAGCAACTGCTGTTATTTTGACATTAGATGAGAAGATTTTCAACTCTCCCGACCGCCAGACTTTAATGTCAGACATTATACAACTCGGGGACGCATTTGAAGAAAAAACTGGAATTGAGCTGCATTATGCAGGTCTACCTTTTGTTCGCTCGACCATGATGAGCAAAGTCCGTCAGGAAATCATTCAATTATTGGTTCTATCCGTTATAGTGACAGCCTTGATTTTATTGGCTTTCTTCCGTTCTTGGGATGCCGTATTATTTCCTTTGTTAGTAATTTTCTCAGTGGTTATTTGGTCAGTTGGTACTCTCGATCTGCTGGGTTACAAAATCACTATTCTCACGAGTTTAATCCCCACTATAATAGTCGTCATTGGGATTCCCAACAGTATATATTTGCTCAACAAATATCATCAGGAGTTTGAAGAGCATGGCAATAAAATTAAAGCCATCAGTACCATTACACGTAAAATCGGGATTGTTACCTTGATTACGAATTTCACGACTGCTGTTGGATTTTTAGTATTAACATTTACGGAAATAAAACTATTGGAAGAGTTCGGTATAGTTGCTGGTGTAAATATCTTTGCCACTTTCATCGTCAGCATAATTCTTATACCAGCTGTTTTCTCTTATCTGCCGGAGCCTGGCAGAAAGCAGTTGAAACATATGAATTTCAAAATGACAGACTACGCCTTGAAATGGCTTAATAAGTCTGTTCATTATCATAGAACTGTCATTTACTTCGTCACAGTAGTAATTGTGATTGCTGCCTTTATCGGAGGATTTCAACTGAATTCCATCAGTTATATGGTGGATGATCTCCCAAAAGAAGGTAAGACCATTAAGGATTTACGCTTTTTCGAAGAGAATTTCAGTGGTATTATGCCTATGGAAATCATTATTGATACCAAGAATAAAAGAGGTATCGTGCAAAGAAATACACTGAGAAAAGTAAATCAGTTTGAAGAATTTCTTGATAGCATCCCGGCTATTAGTCAACCTATCTCAATTGTAGATATGGTGAAAGCAGCTAGGCAGGCTTATTACAATGGAAATCCTGCTTTCTACGATTTACCAAACTCCAGAGATTATAATTTCATCATGCGATATCTTCAACAGGATGAAGAAAATATATCTGTCATGAGTAATTTCACCAATGAAGAACTATCTGAAATGAGAATATCGCTTAAAATAGCAGATATTGGTTCCGATAAAATGAATGCACTTTTGGAGGAGTCTATCAAACCTCGTATGAATGATATTTTTGAAGGTGAAGATTTTGATATTCAGATTACGGGGACAACGCCAATTTTTATCAAAGGAAATGAATACTTGGTCGAAAATCTGAGAATGAGCCTATTCATCGCGTTTTTGATAATAGCACTTGTAATGGGTGTTTTATTTCAAAATATAAGAATGATAATCCTGTCCCTAATCCCTAATGTTATTCCTTTATTAATAACGGGCGGATTGATGGGCTATTTAGGCGTACCGCTAAAACCAAGTACAGTTTTAGTATTTAGTATAGCCTTCGGTATCTCTGTGGATGACACTATCCACTTCTTAGCAAAATACAGGCAAGAATTATTTGCCAATAATTTCTTCGTTCCATTGGCAGTAACCAAGACATTAAAAGAGACCGGCAAGAGTATGATTTATACATCAGTTGTACTTTTTGCCGGATTTATAATTTTTGTGACTTCAAGTTTTGGTGGCACCGTTGCTTTGGGAGCATTAACTTCTACAACATTACTGGTAGCAATGCTTACCAACTTATTGGTTTTACCCTCTCTTTTACTGACTTTCGATGATGGAAAAAGAAGAAAGGGAAGCCACCCGCTTATCGAACAATATGATGATGAGTTCTATCTGGAGTCCGAAGATGAAGAAATCAATTTAAAAAGAATTAAAAAAGCAGAACCTAAAGTTCCTTATAAGCCTGAGGGACAGAAAAATTCATGA
- the ileS gene encoding isoleucine--tRNA ligase, with translation MGQYKEYKNLNYAELADEVLEFWNQNDIFQKSMTSREGKPTFTFYEGPPSANGTPGIHHVMARAVKDIFCRYKTLKGFQVKRKGGWDTHGLPVELQVEKELGITKEDIGKKISVAEYNERCRKAVMKFKGEWDDLTRKMGYWVDLDDPYITFDRKYMETLWHLLKKFYDKDLLYKGYTVQPYSPAAGTGLSSHELNQPGCYRDVKDTSITAQFTVKKDDKSAFLFEEENEDVRFIAWTTTPWTLPSNCALAIGEKIEYVKVRTFNQYTFQPVSVVMAKDLVNKHFNAKAKDLKLEDYKEGDKLVPYEIAQTFKGKDIVETRYEQLMPYVTSEDLAQNAFRVIPGDFVTTEDGTGIVHTASVFGADDFKVAQQNNVPAVMVKDEQGKDVPLVDKQGKFVNEVTDFAGKYVKEEYYDDTTRNDPDFKPTDVLIAIKLKEDNKAFKVEKYEHSYPHCWRTDKPILYYPLDSWFIKTTAMKDRLVELNKTINWKPASTGEGRFGNWLENLVDWNLSRSRYWGTPLPIWVTEDRKEQICIGSMDELRAEVVKSVKAGFMQEELAEDFDLHRPYVDDVILTSPSGQKMFREPDLIDVWFDSGAMPFAQWHYPFENNQTFEKNYPADFIAEGVDQTRGWFFTLHAISGMLFDSVAYKNVIANGLVLDKEGNKMSKRLGNAINPFETLKKYGPDATRWYMIANANPWDNLKFNLQGVEEVQRKFFGTLQNTYNFFALYANLDGFTFEGDNIPLENRTESDRWILSKLNSLKKAVDAAYDDYEPTRAARLIQDFVQDDVSNWYVRLNRKRFWKGEYNEDKKAAYQSLYECLESIAIMSAPIAPFYMDNLFQSLNKVSARMTEESVHLVNFPQADEKVINKDLEERMFLAQHISSLTHSIRKAQKIKVRQPLHKILVPVLNDKTRHQIEAVEDLIISEVNVKSIEYIDDASGVLVKNIKPNFRKLGQHFGPKMKAVTQIISQWGQEEIAKIEQNNAFEIELDGEVHVLTLEDVDITSQDIPGWSVASEAGITVALDISIDDDLRREGLARDLVNRIQNLRKEKGLEVQDKIAVAVKKGNELVDAAISQNKDYICSETQAVSLDLAENLTETTELEIDDLKIELSLVVKNQ, from the coding sequence ATGGGTCAATATAAAGAATACAAAAACTTGAATTATGCCGAGCTGGCAGATGAAGTCTTAGAATTTTGGAATCAAAATGATATTTTTCAAAAATCGATGACATCCCGCGAAGGGAAACCCACTTTTACTTTTTATGAAGGGCCACCATCTGCTAATGGCACACCTGGAATTCACCATGTGATGGCGCGTGCTGTAAAAGATATTTTCTGCCGATACAAAACCCTAAAAGGCTTTCAGGTAAAAAGAAAAGGTGGCTGGGATACTCATGGTTTACCTGTAGAACTGCAGGTTGAAAAAGAGCTGGGAATTACAAAAGAAGATATTGGCAAAAAGATCTCCGTAGCCGAATACAATGAAAGATGTCGAAAAGCAGTCATGAAATTCAAAGGCGAATGGGATGACTTAACTCGTAAAATGGGTTATTGGGTTGATTTAGATGATCCATACATCACTTTCGACCGCAAATACATGGAAACCTTATGGCATTTGCTCAAGAAATTTTACGATAAAGATTTATTGTATAAAGGCTATACTGTTCAGCCCTACTCCCCTGCGGCAGGAACTGGTTTAAGTTCACACGAATTAAACCAACCAGGATGCTACCGGGATGTAAAAGACACTTCCATCACGGCTCAGTTTACTGTAAAAAAGGACGACAAATCAGCTTTCTTATTTGAAGAAGAAAATGAAGATGTTCGCTTTATTGCCTGGACGACTACCCCATGGACTTTGCCTTCGAATTGTGCATTAGCTATTGGTGAGAAAATTGAATATGTAAAGGTTAGAACTTTCAATCAATATACCTTTCAGCCTGTTTCTGTGGTCATGGCCAAAGACTTGGTCAATAAGCACTTTAACGCTAAGGCTAAAGATTTAAAACTTGAGGATTACAAAGAAGGTGATAAGTTAGTGCCTTATGAAATTGCTCAAACTTTCAAGGGAAAAGATATAGTGGAAACCCGCTATGAACAATTGATGCCTTATGTTACTTCAGAAGATTTAGCGCAAAATGCATTCCGAGTAATCCCTGGTGATTTTGTAACTACAGAGGATGGTACCGGAATCGTGCACACCGCTTCAGTTTTTGGTGCTGATGACTTTAAAGTAGCCCAGCAGAATAATGTACCTGCTGTCATGGTGAAGGATGAACAAGGCAAAGATGTTCCCTTGGTCGATAAGCAAGGCAAATTTGTAAATGAAGTGACGGATTTTGCAGGAAAGTACGTGAAGGAAGAGTATTATGACGATACCACCCGTAATGACCCTGATTTCAAACCTACTGATGTTCTCATTGCCATCAAGTTAAAAGAAGATAATAAAGCTTTTAAAGTAGAAAAATACGAGCACTCCTACCCTCATTGTTGGAGAACAGATAAGCCAATTTTATACTACCCTTTAGATTCTTGGTTTATCAAAACCACAGCAATGAAAGACCGATTGGTGGAATTAAATAAAACAATCAACTGGAAACCAGCCTCAACGGGTGAAGGTCGTTTTGGCAATTGGTTGGAGAACTTAGTGGATTGGAACTTAAGCCGATCAAGATATTGGGGTACTCCGTTGCCAATCTGGGTAACAGAAGATAGAAAAGAGCAAATATGCATAGGCTCTATGGATGAATTAAGAGCCGAAGTGGTAAAGTCTGTGAAAGCTGGTTTTATGCAGGAAGAACTTGCTGAAGATTTTGATTTGCACCGACCTTATGTGGATGACGTAATTTTAACGAGTCCATCTGGTCAGAAAATGTTTCGTGAGCCAGACTTGATCGATGTTTGGTTTGATTCAGGTGCTATGCCGTTTGCGCAATGGCATTATCCATTTGAAAATAACCAGACTTTTGAGAAAAATTACCCCGCAGATTTTATCGCTGAAGGAGTCGATCAAACCCGCGGTTGGTTCTTTACTTTGCATGCTATATCAGGAATGCTATTTGACTCGGTAGCCTATAAAAATGTTATAGCTAACGGATTGGTATTGGATAAAGAGGGTAACAAAATGTCTAAAAGATTGGGCAATGCCATCAATCCATTTGAGACCTTGAAGAAGTACGGTCCAGATGCAACACGTTGGTATATGATCGCAAATGCCAATCCTTGGGACAACCTAAAATTTAATTTGCAAGGAGTTGAGGAAGTGCAGCGAAAATTCTTCGGAACGCTCCAAAACACCTATAACTTCTTTGCGCTTTACGCCAACTTAGACGGCTTTACTTTTGAAGGGGACAATATTCCTTTGGAGAATCGTACCGAAAGTGATCGTTGGATATTATCTAAATTAAATTCTCTTAAAAAAGCCGTTGATGCCGCTTATGATGATTATGAGCCAACTCGTGCTGCTCGCTTAATCCAGGATTTCGTTCAGGATGATGTAAGTAACTGGTATGTTCGATTGAACCGTAAGCGCTTCTGGAAAGGCGAATACAATGAAGACAAAAAAGCAGCTTATCAATCACTTTATGAGTGCTTGGAAAGTATTGCTATCATGAGTGCACCCATCGCACCTTTCTATATGGACAACTTATTCCAGAGCTTGAATAAAGTGAGTGCAAGAATGACTGAAGAGTCAGTGCATTTGGTGAATTTCCCTCAAGCTGACGAAAAAGTCATTAATAAAGATTTGGAAGAGAGAATGTTCTTGGCGCAGCACATCAGTTCCTTAACGCACTCCATCAGAAAAGCACAGAAAATAAAGGTGAGACAACCGCTTCATAAAATTTTAGTACCTGTTTTAAATGATAAAACGCGTCATCAAATTGAAGCTGTGGAGGATTTAATCATCTCTGAAGTAAATGTAAAATCTATTGAATATATAGATGATGCTTCAGGGGTTTTGGTGAAAAATATAAAGCCTAATTTCCGTAAACTTGGACAGCATTTTGGCCCTAAAATGAAGGCCGTAACGCAAATTATTAGCCAATGGGGACAGGAAGAAATCGCTAAAATAGAGCAAAATAATGCTTTTGAAATTGAATTGGATGGAGAAGTTCATGTATTGACTTTGGAAGATGTAGATATTACTTCACAAGATATTCCAGGCTGGTCAGTGGCTTCAGAAGCTGGCATAACTGTTGCTTTGGATATCAGCATAGATGATGATTTGCGAAGAGAAGGACTGGCTAGGGACTTGGTGAACAGGATTCAAAACTTAAGAAAAGAAAAAGGATTAGAAGTTCAAGATAAGATTGCTGTTGCGGTAAAAAAAGGAAATGAATTAGTGGATGCAGCCATTTCGCAAAACAAAGATTACATTTGTTCCGAAACTCAGGCAGTTTCATTAGATTTGGCTGAAAATTTAACCGAAACCACAGAATTAGAAATAGACGATTTGAAAATTGAATTGTCTTTAGTGGTGAAAAACCAATAA
- a CDS encoding lipoprotein signal peptidase has protein sequence MKYTKYFLLTFFLIALDQVVKLWVHFNMEMGIAGQIEVFGEWFKLYYTLNPGMAFGMQFGSEYGKLGLTLFRLVAMFFIAYYLYKLAKDKTHPGVLWSMAAVLAGAIGNLIDSMFYGIWLDNAPYNAISPWFHGQVVDMFYIDIWEGRVAEWIPFWGGDYISLWPIFNVADAAIFCGVAVILIFQKKFFKAVKNDVAEG, from the coding sequence GTGAAATACACAAAATATTTTTTACTGACATTTTTTTTAATAGCCCTAGACCAAGTGGTAAAGCTTTGGGTACATTTTAATATGGAAATGGGCATTGCGGGACAGATTGAAGTCTTTGGCGAATGGTTTAAATTGTATTATACGCTGAATCCAGGAATGGCCTTCGGCATGCAATTTGGCTCTGAATACGGCAAATTAGGTTTGACTTTATTCCGCCTAGTGGCAATGTTTTTCATTGCCTACTACCTTTACAAATTGGCAAAAGATAAAACTCATCCGGGAGTTTTATGGAGCATGGCGGCTGTTCTAGCAGGTGCAATTGGGAATTTAATAGACAGTATGTTTTATGGAATTTGGTTGGATAACGCTCCGTACAATGCCATTTCCCCCTGGTTCCACGGACAAGTAGTAGATATGTTCTACATCGACATCTGGGAAGGAAGAGTTGCAGAATGGATACCATTTTGGGGCGGAGATTATATTTCACTTTGGCCGATTTTCAATGTTGCAGATGCTGCTATATTCTGTGGGGTAGCCGTTATACTGATTTTCCAAAAGAAATTTTTTAAGGCGGTGAAGAATGATGTAGCTGAGGGCTAA
- a CDS encoding aminotransferase class V-fold PLP-dependent enzyme — MEQYFSKYRKGIIGYDSFIRTPNHASIPLVYADWTASGRLYLPIEERLRKELMPFVANTHTETNYTGSLMTIAYHQAQEIIKSHVGAHKEDVLISSDSGMTGVVNKFQRILGLRIHESFKNSIQIKEIDKPVVFITHMEHHSNQTSWLETIADVVVVPPNGDGLVSLNNFKEKVAEYGHRKLKIAAITSCSNVTGIMTPYFEIASLMHQNNGLCFVDFACSAPYVDINMHPEAPVNSDLDAIYFSPHKFLGGPGSTGVLVFNRRLYSNNVPDNPGGGTVDWTNPWGEHKYLEDIEAREDGGTPAFLQTIKAAMCMQLKEEMGVDNIQKRENEILDIIWPKLSIIPNLHLLAADHRDRLGVISFYIDDLHYNLAVKMLNDRYGIQTRGGCSCAGTYGHYLLHVTQENSKSITDKIDEGDYSFKPGWIRLSIHPTHTNSEIEFMLGAIKDLAENHEEWSKEYEFDTTSGNIFHSNNQASMELRNKLSTFFSKAFA; from the coding sequence ATGGAACAATATTTTTCAAAATATCGCAAAGGAATTATTGGTTATGACAGTTTTATCAGGACTCCTAATCATGCTTCGATCCCGCTAGTTTATGCTGATTGGACTGCAAGTGGTCGTCTATATTTACCCATCGAAGAGCGATTGAGAAAAGAATTAATGCCTTTTGTGGCGAATACACATACAGAAACCAATTACACAGGCTCTTTGATGACTATTGCCTACCATCAGGCTCAGGAAATCATAAAATCACATGTAGGAGCTCATAAAGAGGACGTTCTTATTTCCTCAGATTCGGGAATGACTGGGGTAGTCAATAAATTTCAGAGAATATTGGGCCTAAGAATTCATGAATCTTTCAAAAATTCTATTCAAATCAAAGAAATAGACAAGCCTGTAGTATTCATAACGCATATGGAGCATCATTCCAATCAAACAAGTTGGTTAGAAACTATTGCAGATGTTGTTGTTGTTCCGCCAAATGGAGATGGCCTCGTTTCATTAAATAATTTCAAGGAAAAAGTAGCGGAGTATGGCCATCGGAAATTAAAGATTGCGGCAATAACTTCTTGCTCAAATGTAACTGGAATTATGACGCCCTATTTTGAAATTGCAAGTTTGATGCACCAAAATAATGGTCTTTGTTTTGTGGATTTTGCTTGTTCGGCACCCTACGTTGATATAAATATGCATCCTGAAGCCCCCGTAAATAGTGATCTGGATGCTATCTATTTTTCACCCCATAAGTTTCTTGGCGGACCAGGAAGCACTGGGGTTCTAGTATTCAATAGGCGACTGTATTCCAATAATGTTCCTGATAATCCAGGGGGTGGAACAGTAGATTGGACCAATCCATGGGGAGAACATAAATATTTAGAAGATATTGAAGCTCGTGAAGATGGGGGAACCCCAGCCTTTCTCCAAACCATAAAAGCTGCCATGTGCATGCAATTAAAAGAAGAGATGGGAGTTGATAATATTCAAAAAAGAGAGAATGAAATTTTGGATATAATTTGGCCAAAGCTCAGTATTATTCCCAACCTCCACCTCTTAGCAGCTGATCATCGAGACAGATTAGGAGTCATTTCTTTCTATATAGATGATCTCCACTACAACTTGGCTGTGAAAATGCTTAATGATAGATACGGAATTCAGACCAGGGGAGGATGCTCATGCGCTGGAACCTACGGCCATTATTTGCTTCATGTAACTCAAGAAAATTCGAAAAGTATAACAGATAAAATAGACGAGGGTGATTATTCATTTAAACCTGGATGGATTCGATTGTCGATTCATCCAACACATACTAACTCTGAAATAGAATTTATGCTTGGTGCCATAAAAGATCTAGCTGAAAATCATGAAGAATGGAGCAAAGAATATGAGTTCGATACCACATCTGGAAATATCTTCCATTCAAACAACCAGGCTTCTATGGAATTACGAAATAAATTAAGCACTTTTTTCTCTAAAGCGTTTGCTTAG
- a CDS encoding tetratricopeptide repeat protein, protein MGTVEKKNEGNSSTYEALKTLYYSGKVKPSLNKIIPALENDPKDKDLTLLVCQVLERAKDFDRLSTYADDLIKLSPKISDGYYYKGVALQFVKGKEQEALKNFNTALEIDPENLLCLKSKATTHLLLFKDFDLPIKFADKHRIKAETYLLKIVELVEKDENPSYQDLYILAEVNMMMDQALNAKMFYLKAVNAYEEADAAEQDKNIYKDIIKAQKKCIKQLEKFTE, encoded by the coding sequence ATGGGTACAGTGGAGAAAAAGAACGAGGGAAATAGCAGTACATATGAAGCACTTAAGACATTATATTATTCTGGCAAGGTAAAGCCTTCTCTCAACAAGATTATACCAGCATTAGAGAATGACCCTAAAGACAAAGACCTGACCCTTCTAGTCTGCCAAGTCCTAGAAAGAGCGAAGGATTTTGATCGTTTATCTACCTATGCGGATGATTTAATAAAATTATCTCCTAAAATTTCAGATGGGTATTACTATAAAGGAGTTGCCCTCCAATTTGTGAAAGGAAAAGAGCAAGAAGCACTTAAAAACTTTAACACAGCTTTAGAAATAGATCCAGAAAATTTGCTTTGCCTGAAAAGTAAGGCGACTACGCATTTGTTACTTTTCAAAGATTTCGATCTACCCATAAAATTTGCTGACAAACACAGGATAAAGGCCGAAACCTACTTGCTAAAAATTGTAGAGTTGGTTGAAAAAGATGAGAATCCATCTTATCAAGATTTATATATCTTAGCAGAAGTAAATATGATGATGGATCAAGCACTTAATGCTAAAATGTTTTACTTGAAAGCAGTAAATGCGTATGAGGAGGCAGATGCAGCCGAACAGGATAAGAATATTTATAAGGATATCATTAAGGCTCAGAAAAAATGTATAAAGCAGTTGGAGAAATTTACTGAATAA
- a CDS encoding zinc-dependent peptidase: MLKAVRDVIKVTLNYFGIFGLGRLNQEQVRKLKKYSPYFRQLKLKYQEEFIWRVSQFISAKKFVSRGMEEVTDEMKIVVAALSVQITFGLPRVYLTHFKKILIYPDNYYSTINNQYHKGEVNPRFGIIVLSWKNLVQGIADETDGVNLGIHELAHAIHLENRISNHEYGFLDEKLWKKYYSLAEFEMFKIKEGDTSLFRSVAAIDHHEFFAVLLENFFERPKALKAYSPVLYEKTTKLLKQDPLKLLLNY, from the coding sequence ATGTTGAAGGCTGTTAGGGATGTAATTAAGGTAACATTAAACTACTTCGGTATTTTCGGACTAGGTCGATTGAATCAGGAGCAAGTAAGGAAGCTGAAGAAATATTCTCCATATTTTAGGCAACTCAAATTAAAGTATCAGGAAGAGTTTATTTGGCGTGTGAGCCAGTTTATAAGTGCCAAAAAGTTTGTTTCTAGAGGAATGGAGGAAGTAACCGATGAAATGAAAATTGTGGTCGCAGCTCTGTCTGTTCAAATAACTTTTGGTCTGCCTCGAGTATATCTCACACATTTTAAGAAAATTCTGATTTATCCAGATAATTATTACTCAACGATTAATAATCAATACCATAAAGGAGAGGTGAATCCTCGCTTTGGAATTATAGTCTTGTCATGGAAGAATCTCGTTCAGGGAATAGCTGATGAAACAGATGGTGTTAATTTGGGAATACATGAATTAGCTCATGCCATCCATCTTGAAAACAGGATTTCTAATCATGAATATGGTTTTTTGGATGAGAAATTATGGAAGAAATATTATAGCCTTGCTGAATTTGAGATGTTTAAAATTAAAGAAGGAGATACTTCTCTTTTCAGATCTGTAGCGGCCATTGACCATCATGAATTTTTTGCAGTACTACTCGAAAACTTTTTTGAAAGACCCAAAGCCTTGAAAGCCTACAGCCCTGTATTGTATGAAAAGACAACTAAGTTGTTAAAGCAAGATCCTTTAAAATTGCTTTTGAATTACTAA